The Pogona vitticeps strain Pit_001003342236 chromosome 10, PviZW2.1, whole genome shotgun sequence nucleotide sequence GCAGCTTTTGTCACTCTTGCCTTTCGTCAAATCGATGGGCTGGTCATTGTTGACATGATAAAAATAACGGTCTAAGTGGTCtggctttttggactgcaaaggTGGGGTCGCCACTGCAGCCTTCTCTGCTAGGCTGTTGCTCATTTTAAACAGCATACTCATGGGGTCTAGAGCTGGCAGGGAGGGCTTAGCTGCCTTCCCTAGGTGAATATTCATGACAGACTGTAATGCACTTAATGGATTTACAAAAGGTTGCTCTGGAGGGTGATCAGTTATGATAGCTGTGCTACTACTCAAAGTACTGGAGATTGCCTTGACAAGCTCCTTGCCATTCTCTACTGGTTCTCCTGTTGGGCTGTCTTTACAGTTCTCCCTCTGAGAAACAGGACTATTTTGTTGGCTTTTGAACCCAACGTCGTTGGAGGTGTCCATCTTGAGGGGCTCACTAACTTCACTGCTGGACGGCGACGGTGTTGCTCTCTTCATGGGCGAAAGCTTCCCACCTTCGGGCTCCTTCATATTTTCTTCAACTTTGTTCACTTTCTCAGTGACTTTCTTGACCAACTCTTCCATTGCATGGAAATTTGTTTTGGGCACAGGGGATGTTTGGCTGCTTGGCGGTGAAACAAGAGGCTGGCTTTTGGTTGGTGACACTATTTCGGCATTTCCAAACACAGGCTTTAAGGGGGTACTCTTCCCCGATGAACCCAGGGACAGCTTCATCATATTAGGAAGCTGGTAAGCGGCATGAATACTGGGATACCCACCCCAACTTGGCGTACCATTCTGGGCCTTGTTGATCGCTGACGTGACTGTATTTTCTAAAGACTTCAAAATATCCAGTCCCCCTTTTGGACTCTCTTCCAAGTCATTTTCAGTCAAATAATGATATTTGGAGGAGATGTCGTATTTTTCTTCATCCTCACTTGTTTTTTCCTTGTCTTTCATCTTATCATCAGCAATTACTCTATCCTTGTcgacttctttctttatttcaatgtTTAATTTGGGGGAGATGCTAGATGGTGTGTTGGAAGGCGATGTGAAGGTTGTTGCTGCAAGAGGTACAGACTGCACTTTTTCATCGAGCAATGCAGTAATGGTTGGTGTGACAGGAGCTTCTATGATAGGCTTCCCTTTCTTCATCGCAGAGTTGGTGACTTTAATGAAGTGTCCTGTCACCATCATGTGGGCAGTAAGTTCCTGCAAAGTGTCATGGGAacttccacattccatacactTGAGAATTTGAGACTTCCTTGCTTCAAAATGCCAGGCATAGCTGGCGCCGTTCTGGTGCCCATAGCGATTATTCGGCGTGATATAAGGATTGGAATTCTTTTGAAGCGCGTCGTTGGCGTCGGAGACAACTGCTTTCGGTGTCCCACCAGTGGAGTCTGGAGAACTTGGAAGTTCTAACTCCAGCGAGGTTTTCTTTCTAGTGGCTGGGATAATTTTTGCTGCTACAGGAGTTACGGGTTCCTTCAGAGGCACTTTCTggtaatgttttgttttgatcaTATGAACACTCAAGTCCTGAAGTGATTCAAATGAATGGCCACAGTACATACACTTTAACACTTTCTGGGCATCTTCTTTGCCTTCCATTTCAAGTAAAGAGCGTTTACGAGGCTTGGACCAtcttttagggttattgttatcCGTTTCATGGTTGTCGTCCCGATAATGTCCCGTTTCGTTCATGTGCACCGTTAATTCGACTAAAGTGTCATAGGCAGCGCTGCAGTCTTTACAGCGGAATTTACTGGCTCCAGTAAATATAGAACCATAAAGCTTGCTGCTTTGTCTGTACAACTGAACTGTGCTAAAAAGGCTGGGCTCGGGCAGGATTCTGTTCTGGGAAACCTGCTGGAGTGTTTTGGCCATGGCAGTCTGATGCCAGTCAAAGCTGCTACTCCcgcagctgctgctgctactgctgctgctgctgctgctcccattgTTTTTTTCCGAGGTGGGCTGGTGGAGGTTCAGATTGAGATTGGACCAGTATGAGTTGGAAAGGAAGTTATTGTAGACGGCTTTCATTTGTTCCAAACTGTCTGACACAACCGACTCATCCAGCTGTATCGAGACCTCTTTGCTCTCCTCCTCGTTCTTGATGGAGCTGCTCTCAAAGTCAGCCATTCGGTCGCTTGTCTCGCTGATGTGTGACTCGCTGTCCATTTCATGGCTTGAAAATTCAGCAGCTGGAGAGTTTTGATAGCTCTGGCAGTTCTTAGTGAAGTCTTTCTCCGGACAGGCGTATTTCGCAGAGGGTTCTCCATCCGCCACATTCTCTTCGGGTTCTAGATCATCTTCTGCCATCGCAGCTGCCTTCAGTTCATCCGAAACGTAAGctacaagaaagaagaaagaaaaccaggGTTAGTGATGGCTGGCCTCAGTTTATATCAGCAGTTGGCATGTTTCGATCAAAgaactacatttatttattaaaattaaacagTTAAAATTTAGCATTTCTTCCCAGtaagaagaagaggggggaaaatctgCTCTTCAAACATAATTTGCCACCTTATTCTTCTCAAGGGGCAACAGCTTGAAATTAAAACTAAATTTGAAATTAATGAAGCACATTCTGGAGGTGGCATTCATTTCTAAAGTAATAAATTACTCGTATCAACCTCAGAGACAGCAGTTCCTGTCTGTCAATTAATATGTCTTATGCTTCTCCTACCCCTAATGTATTTCTTAACAGACAgattcacaatttaaattaagccagattttttttactcATTACATTTTTGAGAACCAATCTTtaataaaacacagaaacatcaataaaaaaaaaaaccacagacaaACAACAAGGAAATACTTCCTCAATTACAAGAAAATTAAAAGCTTATATTTGCATATTGGGGCTGCTCAGAAAGGTGGGCATTACTCTAAGCAGCAGCTTAATCTCAGAAGATATGTTTATAAACATGAATGGTTATGCAATTTCCCCCTCTTATGACACAATATTCCATGGGTgagaatatttttctctctttctgacccaaaaaaccccaaactctctgtgttctggtggtAATAATGAGCTAATGTTCAGATGAGCTAAATTTGAAAGGACTGGCTAAAtgtctcagtggtttagatagagttgggagttcaattccctacaaAGCCTTCTGGGTGAACAACCAACCtatttggccttgggcaagctgcacagtcccaagatacaCCCAAAAgacaggaatggtaaaccacttttgaatactgtgtacctagaaaatcctggaaaggtcaCCATGTTAgaaaattgatttgatggtatGTTGCTATtcttgatgatggtggtggttttAAAAGGCAATGTATAAGAAATGGAAGGTGGGGCAGATCACCAAGGAAGAATCTGAGTGAccaatggagagaaaaaaaagtattcttcaagcattctctgggtggtttacaattcagtcatgcaggcaacacattgcccccaccaGCAAGCAGGGTACTCAGTCTCCTGATCCCCGAAGGATGATCAGCCCTGAGCCAGCTTgatttgtgagcagagttttggctacagtactgcagcttaaccccTGCACCACAAGACTCATTAGAGAGAAGGTTGGAAAGGCTAAATCCCAAAAATAAGCTTAGACTAGTAAAgagtaaaaagatttttttaatcagctgtgcaaatgcaagaggaagaacaaggaaactgtgtggaaaggatggagattttttttaatggacgaCAGAGAAAAGGCAAAGCTGCTGAATGCCTACTTTGTCTCTGTCTTCTGCAGCCAGGTAGGAAGGGACGAAAGGAGCTTGTGAGGGGGCTGCTGCTCAGGATACACAAAGGGATGACACAAGAATGCCTAATGACTTCACATGAATCCacgtctccagggccagatgatcTGCCTCCAATAGGAACTTGCATAACTTCAGAGCCTCTGTCTATAATCGTTAAGAATTCTTGGGGAACATGTGAGGTTCTTGAGATGCGTTCACCTATGGTTCCTCGTCATCCTGGAGAGAAGCGTCAAGCGGGTTCTGTTTAGACCCTGCATTGTGTAATATTCCTATTAATGTATTGGATGAGGGTATAGGTGGGATGCTAGATAACACCAAACTTTGAGGGGCAGCTAGTACTCAGAGGACAGAATCAGAATTCGAGATGTCTTTGATAGACTGGAGAAATGGACCTAAAGAAATGAAATGAGATTTAACAAGGAAAACAAAATCCTGCACttagatggggaaaaaagagaaaaagatgtaCAAATAtaaggcagctggctcagcagctgTACTTGTGAAAAGGATCTAGATATCTTGGTGGACCAAATGCTAAACATGAATCAACACTGTGACATTGCAGGGGGGAGGACAGCCAATGCTTTACTTGGGAGACTTAAATCCAACTCCTTTTCATTTTGTGGATTAATCTCCACATAGGAAAAAGTtgtggtgtgtgtgagagagagaagaggaggaatcaATACGACAATCCTGTCCCAAGAGAAGTCCAACATCCCTTTTACTCACACTATGAAATGGCCAATtatgatggtgaaggcttcacAAAACAAAGGATGAAAAACAGAACACGGACaagctcagaaaaaaaattggtatgctgcatttattctttcaggcTAAATATATACAAGATCTTCCAGTGGACATTACAAATGTCAAAGTGTTTGCTCTTTAGACTACTTTGTCAATATTTATTCACCATAAGCTACACAGGTACCCAACAGAGATCCTGTACTGAACTATACTCAAAAAGCAATAGACAGGTGGTCTAACCTAAAGTATTACAGATATTTTCTCCTCCAGTTTTTTCAAAACAAGTAAATGTACATCAGTGTGCCTCACTTATGCATTTCCTGTCCAGAGTATATTCTTTTGCGTTGTGtccattttttcctccttttcacaGACTGTAAttatttcctcctccctttttctaCACACAACTCTCTCCCAAACTTTAGAGCCTCACAActctgtggttaaactgcagtactgccgctaaaactctgctcatgacccagggttcaatctcaggtagccggcttgaagttgactcagcttcccatccttctgaggtcagtaaattgagttcccagctcacttgagttgggggggggagcaatgtgtagtctgcataattaaactgtaaactgtccagagaatgCTTTTAAGCACcttagggcagtatataagcagcacactttttcatttactttattcCCTTAAAAAAACTGTAAAGTACAGCAGGCTAAGAAAGAGCTGCTAGCTACCTAGTAAGCTTCATGATTCAGTGAAGACTAGGACCTAAATCTCTAAAGATCCAGCCAAGATTTGCAGCCACTACATCACAATGGAGCAATCATACTGCAgtgtttgttattgttgtttatcaTGCAGTGGGGGGAAATGTGTACAGTTGGAAACTGATAGATGTGCACCTGGAGCAACACAGAAACAAATTAGGTTATGTTACCTGGTTACAAAGGATTCAAATGATGGCCAGTGCTATTTAACACAAATTATGTAAGGGTTAGGAAGTGCTCAATTTCTATTGTTAAATCAAAGTGCAAGCAAATTTCATGCAAATTCTTTTTTTCAACCAGAACCTTCTCCTCTTCACTTTTCCTGGTACTGAAAGTCTATAGACCCTCTTGACTGCAGAGTCACACACATACTAAAGCAGGCAGTCAGCCTGAAGATCTGTGTCTGGCTTTGTTATTTTGCAGTGGTTGTGGTAGTGGGGAGGCATCTACCAGTACATTTGTGCAGCTCAAAAATCTTCCTTCTAAAAAAATGCTTGTTCCTTTGCTCCCTTGGCCCAAGGCAGAAGGCACAaggtgggggaaggagagggataAGAGAAGTACAGTAAATCCAACAAAGAACTTGAGATCCATTTAAGTTGACCTAGAGAAGAAGCACTGtaaaaactgttttctttcttaattgattgattgattggttattTTGGCTGACCAGCTTTTATGCCTCTTATTTTGTAGGTGCATTGTGTTTGTCTTCTCCCTCCCCATAATGTTGTTGCCTAGTCCTGTACGACTGCTTCTGGATGAAGGGTTGTttatcaataaaaataaacaaacgaaCCAATAAATCCAATGGATATATGAGGCAGGGAAGACCTTGAGGCCTGTAAAATGCATCACTTTTAAAGTGTGGCTTTTCATGGGCCCAAAAGTGGTTTTCAAACCTCAGaacaacgacgacgacaacaaaaTTGCTGCCATTTCTATAGCCAATTGACACAGAATCATAGGGAGAAGGGAAGCTGCCTTATTCCAAGTTAGATCTCTGCTTCATCTCAACAGTTTGGAAATAATGTGGTAGAATGAAGACATCAACACATTTAAGCCCACAGATTCTCCCATCAAACTGTGAGAGAGGCATGGTTTTATCTAATTTGATTATGCACATGTGATTCCCTTGCATGTAGCACAGGCAATTCTGCAGGGCTTCTCATGAATACCTCCCCGGTCTGGGAGGCCCTGGAAATCCAAAGGTTGGAACGCAGGCCGTTCCAGAGAACTGTGGAAAGCAGCAGCTGCTCTCTGGGTTGGTGAATTTCA carries:
- the TSHZ3 gene encoding teashirt homolog 3 → MPRRKQQAPRRAAAYVSDELKAAAMAEDDLEPEENVADGEPSAKYACPEKDFTKNCQSYQNSPAAEFSSHEMDSESHISETSDRMADFESSSIKNEEESKEVSIQLDESVVSDSLEQMKAVYNNFLSNSYWSNLNLNLHQPTSEKNNGSSSSSSSSSSSCGSSSFDWHQTAMAKTLQQVSQNRILPEPSLFSTVQLYRQSSKLYGSIFTGASKFRCKDCSAAYDTLVELTVHMNETGHYRDDNHETDNNNPKRWSKPRKRSLLEMEGKEDAQKVLKCMYCGHSFESLQDLSVHMIKTKHYQKVPLKEPVTPVAAKIIPATRKKTSLELELPSSPDSTGGTPKAVVSDANDALQKNSNPYITPNNRYGHQNGASYAWHFEARKSQILKCMECGSSHDTLQELTAHMMVTGHFIKVTNSAMKKGKPIIEAPVTPTITALLDEKVQSVPLAATTFTSPSNTPSSISPKLNIEIKKEVDKDRVIADDKMKDKEKTSEDEEKYDISSKYHYLTENDLEESPKGGLDILKSLENTVTSAINKAQNGTPSWGGYPSIHAAYQLPNMMKLSLGSSGKSTPLKPVFGNAEIVSPTKSQPLVSPPSSQTSPVPKTNFHAMEELVKKVTEKVNKVEENMKEPEGGKLSPMKRATPSPSSSEVSEPLKMDTSNDVGFKSQQNSPVSQRENCKDSPTGEPVENGKELVKAISSTLSSSTAIITDHPPEQPFVNPLSALQSVMNIHLGKAAKPSLPALDPMSMLFKMSNSLAEKAAVATPPLQSKKPDHLDRYFYHVNNDQPIDLTKGKSDKSCSLGSALLSSTSASSAASSSTVTTAKTSAVVSFMSNSPLRENALSDISDMLKNLTESHTSKSSTPSSISEKSDIDGTTIEEPEETTPAQKRKGRQSNWNPQHLLILQAQFAASLRQTSEGKYIMSDLSPQERMHISRFTGLSMTTISHWLANVKYQLRRTGGTKFLKNLDTGHPVFFCNDCASQIRTPSTYISHLESHLGFRLRDLSKLSSEQLSNQIAQTKSPSEKLLAPSPEEEVGTSYQCKLCNRTFASKHAVKLHLSKTHGKSPEDHLLYVCELEKQ